Genomic window (Dyadobacter fanqingshengii):
GCGCGTCATTTGTATCTCAATCTTGTCGGCAGACAGGTTCAATAGCTTTGCAAGTGTAGGCTCAGACCAACCTGGGGCTTGCAAGGGCCCCGCTACCAGCGCCTCTTCATCTGTCACATGGGCAAAGAAATTCATTGGCTCCATACAATTATGGGCTAAAAAGGGCCCGTTGTATGTACGCTCGATCACCTGGGCTGCATTCTTGAAAGCAGCTTCCGGATCACCATCTCGTCTCAATTCCTGGGCTGGTTTTGCTGCATATTCCTGCATTTGCTGCATTTGCGTAGTTGTACTTTCGAGCGCTCCAGGAACGGTAACTTCCCGCTTTCCGCCCCTTCCACCCATTGTGTCTTTCACATCGCCAGCTGCTTCCCAGTTGGCAACCAGCTTTTTACGCGCACTGATCACTTCCCAGGTGCTGTTTCCGACTATAACCAGCAGATCATTGAACGTACGCGTATCAAAACCGCCTTGTTCAAAATCGTCCGCATATAATTTCAGGGTGAAAACATCTTTAATGCCCGGCATTTTCAATGTTTCGGCAGCATCGAATGATTTTAGCTTCATTCCAAAAGCAGGCGGGTGCTGGATCATGGCGATCAGCATTCCGTCAACACTATAATCCAACCCAAAAAGCGGCTGGCCGGAAGTGATCTTCTTTATTTCTACATTCTTTTTGGACTTGCTGACAATAGTAAAATCCTTTGGTGCTTTTAGCTTCAAATCTTTTGGTACAGGCACGCTGGCTGCTTTACTGGCCATATCTCCATATTTGGCCGACTTTCCGCTCGAATGCGACAAGACACCCGCCTTGGTGCTCACTTCGCTGGCTGGCACATTCCAGGTTTGGGCGGCAGCTTCACGCAGCATTTGTCTGGCTGCAGCGCCAGCCTCACGCAATGGTTTCCAGTACATGCGCACAGAATTGCTTCCGCCTGTAAACTGCGCCCCGAGTTTGGCCGGATCGTGCGACCCCATTTCGACGCTCACGTTTTTCCAATCCACATCCAGTTCTTCGGCCAGCATCATCGGCAGGGAAGTCATTACATTTTGCCCAAATTCAGGGTTAGGACAAATAAGCTTTACCTTATTATCAGGCAGGATATGGATGTAACCATTCAGGGTTGCCCACTGCTCAGGCAAGCCCAGCGCCTGGGTTTTGTCAGCAGATTTGAAGCTGGATAACCAGCTGACGGTAAGCATCATTCCGCCACCAGACAGGATTGAAGCTTTTAGGAAAGAGCGTCTGTTCAAGGCTGTTTTATCTTTGTCCATGTTCGGATATCTTTAAATAGTTAACTAAGGATCATTTTTTGCTTCAATCTATAACTGGCCAGGTGCATGTATTTATATCAATTTGGGCCAATCCTGTAGAGACGGCCTTCATCAGTAATAGCAAATAAAGCACCGTCTGTTGCCTGGGTGATATCACGGAAACGCTGACGTTGATCAGCCAATAGTCTTTCTTCACCCACAATCCGGTTGTTTTCAGTCACTAATCGGGCGATATGCATTCCACTAAGCGATCCGATAAATAGATTATTTTCCCATTCAGGTACCGAGTTCCCCGCAAAGAAGCTCATCCCACTTGGAGAAATGACCGGGTCCCAATAGTAAGCGGGTTGCTCTAATCCGTTTTGCTGTTGAATGCCTGCCCCGACACGCTGACCACTGTATTCAAGACCATAAGTAATGGTAGGCCACCCGTAATTTTTACCAGCTTCCACACGGTTAAGTTCATCACCGCCCCGTGGCCCGTGCTCACTTTGCCAAACGTCACCCGTCACCGGGTGCAATGCCAACCCTTGCGGATTACGGTGACCGAGAGAAAAAATCTCAGGGCGTGCTGTTGCTTGACCTATAAACGGGTTATCTGCGGCAGGCTGCCCATCAGTTGTGATCCTGATAATTTTGCCAAGTCCCGAGCTCATCGATTGAGCCTGTGGCCTTGTTACTAAATCTGCCCGTTCTCCTGTGCTTACCAATAAATGTCCTGTTGGGTCAACCAGGATACGTCCACCATAATGATTGCTTCCCGAATAAGCTGGTGTAGCCCGGTAAATGACGGTTGCATTCTCCATTCTGATTTCATCGGCAGACAATCTGCCACGACCTACGGCTGTCACATTGCCCCCTGCTACGGGCTCTGAAAACACCCAGAACACAATCCTGTTTGTTGCAAATTGCCTGTCCAGACAAAGACCAAGCAAACCGCCTTGACCGGAAGCATTCACAGCAGGCAGACCGGTGATCAAAGCTCCAATCTGGCCGGATGCAGATACAATCCGCATTTGACCGGTCTTTTGGGTAATCAGCATCCGCCCGTCAGGTAAGCCTGTAATCCCCCAGGGACGATCCAGTTGGTCAGTTATAATCCTAGCTGAATAGGCGGTTTGGGTGCGTACACCCTTAATCCGTGTCTGTCCGTTGAAAGAAGACGAATAGGTAGCATTGGGCGGATTAGTCTCAACCGCAGATGAATCTGCCGCTTGCTCTGTATCCGGACCGGTGGAAACAGAAGGCTCAGGTGTATTGTCTGATTTCTGCTTGCAGGAAATAAAAACAAGCATCGCCAGGCATGTTGACAGGATATAGTTCATATTATTAAGTTTAATAGGAGATAGAAACGGCAAATTCAACATCTATGACAGACAGACGAGCTGCTGACTATTTCCCAACCCGGTTCTGCAGCGCCTGCGGATAACGTGCCCCTTCAATTTTAATTTCCGAAGCTGCACTTTCGATTTCAGTCCGGTCCTGCTCGCTAAGTTGAACAGCTGCACCGCCTAAGTTCTCTTCTAATCTATGCAGTTTAGTTGTTCCTGGAATGGGCACAATCCACGGCTTTTGAGCAAGCAACCAGGCCAATGCAATTTGCGCGGCGGTGGCAGGCATTCCTGTTCCGCCTTTTTGCTCCGCAATACGATTAAGCAAATCCACCACTACCTGGTTTGCTTTACGTGCTTCTGTGGTGAACCGGGGTACGATATTTCTGAAATCGTTTTTGTCAAAGGTTGTGTTCTCGTCGATCTTCCCGGTCAAAAACCCTTTGCCTAGCGGGCTGAATGGCACAAAGCCGATCCCGAGCTCTTCCAGCGTCGGTAAGATCTCATTCTCAGGCTCCCGAAACCAGAGTGAATATTCACTTTGAAGCGCGGCAACTGGCTGAACCGCATGCGCCCGGCGAATCGTCTGCGCTCCTGCTTCTGAAAGTCCGAAATGTTTGACTTTTCCAGCCTGGATCAACTCTTTTACTGCTCCGGCCACATCTTCAATTGGCACCTGTGGATCGACCCGGTGTTGATATAGCAAATCGATGCGGTCTGTTCTAAGGCGTTTGAGTGACGCTTCAACAAATGCCCGTATACTTTCAGGCTTGCTGTTAAGCCCGCCTTTCGACTCGCCGCCTTCAAAACCAAATTTTGTTGCGATCACGACTTGATCCCGAAAAGGCTCAATTGCTTCGCCCAGCAGCTCTTCATTTGTAAATGGCCCGTAAGCTTCGGCAGTGTCAAAGAAAGTTACACCGCGCTCGAATGCAGCCCTGATTAGTGCGATGCCCTCATTTTTATCTGTTGCCGGGCCGTAGCCGAAGCTTAGTCCCATACAACCCAGGCCAAGTGCCGACACTTCAAGCCCGCTTTTTCCTAATTGTCTTTTTTCCATTGTGTTCTTACTTTGTCGTTGACGATCCTAAATTGAAAGCCTTACTTCTTGGGGGCGTAAGCACCGCTTCGAAGCCAGATAATCCAGGCTTTTTTAAATTCGGCATGCGTTACCGGTGGCAATGTCCTTCCTTCTCCCGGATCCCAGCCTGCAAGCACAAGCCCATCATCGGCGTGCTCGATCAGCTTTTTGATATCCTTGTTCCCATTTTGCTTCTTGTCAACCAGCTGTTTAGCCAGCTCATGCGCACTTTTTCCTTGAAAAACCATTTTCATGGCAGCAGGCGGCAAGTGCCACTCAGGGTTTCCCGGCGGCATATGAAGGCCAGCTATGTTGGTTTCCTGATGGCAATTGGAACATTTCGTGGCATAAACGCCCTTGCCATCCAAGCCACGTTTGGGGCCCATCGCATGCAAATGGCTGTCATCCCCTTGCAGCGGCACATCGCCAGCCGGATGGCAGTTCATACAGCGCGGGCTCATCAGCGTTTTGTAAACAGTTTCAAAAGCTTGTACCGACGCTACGCTATCACGGTTAATGGTGCTGAATGTAATCTGTTTTACCGGCGCATCATTCCGGAATGCAGATGCCCCAACGGCGATGATAAAATGAATATTGACAGCACGGTAGCAGCCTTTTTTTGAACAAATAGTTTCATTCCATTTTCTAGTTTTTGCTTCATAAGGTGAGTTTGAAAATGGATGTTTTTAACCCTTCGTACCTGTTTTTTTCTGCAACTCGGCAGCCGTGTGGATCGCCTCGCGAATGCGCAAGTAGGTTCCACAGCGGCAAATATTCCCCGCCATCGCATCATCAATATCCTGGTCGGTCGGATTGGGCTTTTCGCGTAGCAGCACCGCAGCCGACATAATCTGCCCTGAATGGCAATAACCGCATTGCGGTACGTCAATTTCCTGCCAGGCTTTCTGGACAGGGTGTGAATTTGTTTCAGACAACCCCTCGATCGTTACTACCTTTTTCCCAGCCGCACGGCTCACTTTGGTCACACAAGAGCGCACCGCTTCGCCATCTAAATGCACCACGCAAGCCCCACACTGCGCGACACCACAACCATACTTAGTTCCTTTAAGACCAGCCAGATCGCGTATCGCCCATAAGAGCGGCATTTGCGGATCAGCTTCCAAAGGGTAATCCTTTTTGTTGATATTTAATGTGATTTTGGCCATGGTGAAAAGGTTTAATTGATGGTGAGATTAGGCTTATAGTTTTAGAACAAAAAGCAGTTACAGCTGGTAACCAGCACAATCCAAATATTTGACTTACAGAAACTTTGTATAGAACTCAGCGAGCTTGTCAACAGCCTGATCTACATACTCTGGCTTCCAATAGGTCTGGATGTGTGTTGCCCCATCGATAACAAATAGCTCCTTGCTTTTTGAATTAGTAGCTTTGGGGAATGCTTCATCAGTCATGTATTTTGTGTCTGATTTGCTTCCAGCCATCATGAGTAAGGGCTGATCGATCAAATCCATATTCTCACTAGCATCCCAGGTCATCAAGTCTAGCAAATTGCTCATTGGGTACAGGAAAGTGGAGTTGGGATGCGCATGCGTTCTGTAATAGTAAATGTACCCTTCGCGGTACAGGTCTGTGGAAACCTTTGCGATTTCTTCATCAGTGATGCTTGCCACTCCGGCGTAAATAATTTTGCCATCTGCGGCCTGCTGCGCGCGGGCATCGGAAGCCTGCTTTAAACGCTGCGGAATGGTTTCCAGGGCCGAATTCTGAAAGCCGTTGCGCCGGACTTCGCCCGAGTTAAACATGCTCAGGGTTGCAACTGCTTTTAGTCTTTTGTCAGACTGGGCAGCTTTTAACGTATATCCCCCACCGCCACAGATACCCAAAGCGCCAACACGGTTCACATCCACTCCCTTATAGCGGGTGATGAAGTCGGCCATCCCACGAATGTCTTCTGTCCGAAAGGCAGGTTTATCGGTGTGACGGGGCTTGCCGCCACTAGCTCCCTGGTAGGCTGCGTCCGCAGCAATGGTAATGTATCCTGCTTCGGCAAGGCGCTGCGCATACAGCCCGGCTGTCTGTTCTTTAATACCGCCATTGGGATGGGCAATTACTAATGCTGGATATTTTTTTGCAGGGTCGTAACTCGATGGAGTATATACGTTGGCGGCAATATCAATCCCATTCAACTTATATTTTACGGGGTGAATGTTGACTTTGCCTGCCATATTTTTTGAAATAGCACCATCATAAACCAGCGTAAACGGGTTTTTGGCTGTTGTAGCCTGAGCGTTTGCTACCTGCACTTCTGACATCGATGCTAACAGGCTCATTGTTGCGATTGCTATATTTTTCATTCTATTTATTACTGCTTAACACTTCGTTTAAAACTGTATTTACCGCTGTGGTTTTCTGCTTGCCAATTGTTGGGGCAATGACCGTGACAAACTCTTTTAACTGGGCAGGCGACCAACCTGTACGTAGTGAAATGTTCAAATGGCTTTTTAGCATTGGCTCAGCCTGGCCAATGGCGCTGATTACCGAAATGGTCACCAGTTCCCTTTGGCCGTAGGTCAGCACATCTCTTTCAAAGATGTCTGCAAACAAATGTTCCTTTAAGAATGTGTCTATGGCCGGCGCAAATGCGCCATAGCCCGAAGGCTGCTCGGGCTGTGGCGTGCCTGTCAGCTCTCCTAATATTTTTTTGCCGCGCTCATATTTGTTGCTATCAGCTTGGACAACAGATGCTTCTTTTCCCATGTTGTCATTGATGCCCCTGGATTTCCTTTCTTCAATGACCTGCATGAATGTTTGCAGGCCGCGGATGCTCCGTGGAAAACCACAATATGCGTAGGTGTGCACCAGGACTTCCTTAATCTCATTGACACTCAAACCTGCATCAAGGCCCCCGCCAAGCTGTTTTCTTAGCTCTGGGATCTCACCTTGTGCTGTCAGGGAAGAAATAATAATGATGCCCTTTGCTTTGGGGTCTAACCCTTCTTTTGAGCTGGCCACGTTCTGTGCCTTAATAATGTTAACAGTCATTAAAACCACCGCTAACACCGTTATAAAGGCAGATGATTTTAACCTGCTCGTTCTCAATTTGATTTTGCTTAAATCCATAGTCTGATGATTACTTGTCCAGGCCTTTTTCTTTTAACCATTTCTCCAACACGCCTGCAACTTGCTCACTGTTTAAATCCGACATCAGAAAATGGGTATTGCCTTTAATACCTATCTCTGGCAAATGGACAATAGTAGCATCACCCCCGTGGCTGTTTATCACTTTTGCCCACTCGCGCGCCGTAGCCAAGACATTTCTCCAAAAATTTAATGAAGCTGCTTTCGTTTCGTCTTTCGGGATAAAATCACCGAAATAAACCACGATGGGTATCCTGGTCAGTTTCTTGAACTCATCAAGCGGAACTCCTTTACCGCCACGGTTGCCTTCCGGCTCCTGGCCTTCGGGAAAGGTAAACCCGCCCGGCTCATAGGCCACAACGGCTTTAACACGCTGGTTTCTAATAGCCGTCTTCCATCCTGGCGAACCACCGGCCGAATGGGTAAACAAGATCCCGTCACCAGATTTATCCATCACTGCCGACATAGCATTTACAATCGTTGCTTCATCGACACTGCCCGTGTTGGGCGTCATCATCCGGAAGAAATTATCGAGTGATACGCTGTCTTTTGGGAACTGGACACCCTCATTAAAATCTGGATACAAGCCGATCCGGAACTGGGTGAACCAGGTCTGGTCATCTGGTATGGCCGTGATCTGTCCCGGCTTTGAAGTTTGCCCTGCGTGGCCACGCCCGGGTTGGTCTACCAGATAAACACCGTAGCCTTTTCTTAGAAAGATATTGGCAAAGCCTTCCCTTCCATCGGCAGTGGTTTGCCAGCTGCGGCGCGATTGCCCGTAGCCATGCAGGAAAGCCATAGAAAGTCGCTTTGCCTTTGGCGGGATCTGGTAAAACACGTCGGCATGGTCCCCGTGGCGGGTTTGTCCGCCCTGGGCTACATTCCAGGATTTTAGCGCATCGAATGTGCCCTCACTTTTGGTTACACTGCCACCAGCAGAAAAAGCGCCCTGCTCCTGGATGATTAAAGGTTTCGTACTTTTAGTTTTCTGTGCCTGGCCTTGCAAGCTAACTATGGAGCATACCACACATACAAGACTTAGCATTACTTTATTTCTCATATCTATTGCATTTAATCTGCGACGCTTGAATCAAATTGTTCGCATTAAATCATTTTAAGCTTTTCGAGCCATTGCTTGATCTCGTCCTGGGTCTGCCGCGCTTTTTCATCTTTAATCATTAGCAGCTGCCCGTCCCTTTCAAGGCCGCCACGGGTCGAATACCCTTCCAATATTTTACTGTCAGGGCATAGCTGCTTGACAGTTTCAAAAGTGCTGCCAATGCCGTAGCCACCATTCGTATTGAAGGGAATGATGGTCTTACCGCTCAAATCGTATTGTTTCAAAAAGCTTTTCATCGGTGGTGGCAGCTGCATCCCCCAGGTTGGGAAGCCAACGAACACAACATCGTACTGGGCGATGCTGCCAATTTTAGTTCTCAAAGGCGGCATATATCCCGACTGGTTTTCACTGGCTACCTGCGCGACAGTTGCCTGATAATTATCAGGATACGGCTTTTCCAGTTCAATCGCTACCAATTTTCCGCCTACGTTCTTCTGGATCATTTCCGCAACCGCCTTGGTATTCTTTGTGCGAGATAAATAGACGATCAGGATCTTGCCAGCTGCTACATTAGTGTTTGTTTCAGCATCGATCCGCTCAGTTTGAGTAGAAGAGCAAGCCGAAATCAAGAACAAAAAAGC
Coding sequences:
- a CDS encoding xanthine dehydrogenase family protein molybdopterin-binding subunit, coding for MDKDKTALNRRSFLKASILSGGGMMLTVSWLSSFKSADKTQALGLPEQWATLNGYIHILPDNKVKLICPNPEFGQNVMTSLPMMLAEELDVDWKNVSVEMGSHDPAKLGAQFTGGSNSVRMYWKPLREAGAAARQMLREAAAQTWNVPASEVSTKAGVLSHSSGKSAKYGDMASKAASVPVPKDLKLKAPKDFTIVSKSKKNVEIKKITSGQPLFGLDYSVDGMLIAMIQHPPAFGMKLKSFDAAETLKMPGIKDVFTLKLYADDFEQGGFDTRTFNDLLVIVGNSTWEVISARKKLVANWEAAGDVKDTMGGRGGKREVTVPGALESTTTQMQQMQEYAAKPAQELRRDGDPEAAFKNAAQVIERTYNGPFLAHNCMEPMNFFAHVTDEEALVAGPLQAPGWSEPTLAKLLNLSADKIEIQMTRMGGGFGRRAYGHYLYEAALISKKVKAPVKLMYTREDDMTYGIYRPMYTATYRAALDANKNLIAFHVKGGGIPEHPIHANRFPAGALDNYLAEGWQIASNITIGAFRAPRSNFNAAAEQSFLDEVAEAAGKDPIAFRLELLKRAKEKPIGKNNEYDADRYAGVLELVRDKSNWNKPGNEKYNRGVAAYFCHNSYAAHVVDMVTRDGQPYVERVYSAMDCGIVINPDAATNMVQGAVVDGIGNAFYGELTFEDGSPQKNNFSNYRMIRINEVPKSIQVHFVQNELDPTGLGEPPFPPVFGAVANALYKLKGRRYYNQPFKDEPEKVI
- a CDS encoding PQQ-dependent sugar dehydrogenase, with the translated sequence MNYILSTCLAMLVFISCKQKSDNTPEPSVSTGPDTEQAADSSAVETNPPNATYSSSFNGQTRIKGVRTQTAYSARIITDQLDRPWGITGLPDGRMLITQKTGQMRIVSASGQIGALITGLPAVNASGQGGLLGLCLDRQFATNRIVFWVFSEPVAGGNVTAVGRGRLSADEIRMENATVIYRATPAYSGSNHYGGRILVDPTGHLLVSTGERADLVTRPQAQSMSSGLGKIIRITTDGQPAADNPFIGQATARPEIFSLGHRNPQGLALHPVTGDVWQSEHGPRGGDELNRVEAGKNYGWPTITYGLEYSGQRVGAGIQQQNGLEQPAYYWDPVISPSGMSFFAGNSVPEWENNLFIGSLSGMHIARLVTENNRIVGEERLLADQRQRFRDITQATDGALFAITDEGRLYRIGPN
- a CDS encoding alpha/beta hydrolase, which codes for MKNIAIATMSLLASMSEVQVANAQATTAKNPFTLVYDGAISKNMAGKVNIHPVKYKLNGIDIAANVYTPSSYDPAKKYPALVIAHPNGGIKEQTAGLYAQRLAEAGYITIAADAAYQGASGGKPRHTDKPAFRTEDIRGMADFITRYKGVDVNRVGALGICGGGGYTLKAAQSDKRLKAVATLSMFNSGEVRRNGFQNSALETIPQRLKQASDARAQQAADGKIIYAGVASITDEEIAKVSTDLYREGYIYYYRTHAHPNSTFLYPMSNLLDLMTWDASENMDLIDQPLLMMAGSKSDTKYMTDEAFPKATNSKSKELFVIDGATHIQTYWKPEYVDQAVDKLAEFYTKFL
- a CDS encoding aldo/keto reductase, producing the protein MEKRQLGKSGLEVSALGLGCMGLSFGYGPATDKNEGIALIRAAFERGVTFFDTAEAYGPFTNEELLGEAIEPFRDQVVIATKFGFEGGESKGGLNSKPESIRAFVEASLKRLRTDRIDLLYQHRVDPQVPIEDVAGAVKELIQAGKVKHFGLSEAGAQTIRRAHAVQPVAALQSEYSLWFREPENEILPTLEELGIGFVPFSPLGKGFLTGKIDENTTFDKNDFRNIVPRFTTEARKANQVVVDLLNRIAEQKGGTGMPATAAQIALAWLLAQKPWIVPIPGTTKLHRLEENLGGAAVQLSEQDRTEIESAASEIKIEGARYPQALQNRVGK
- a CDS encoding carboxymuconolactone decarboxylase family protein, producing MDLSKIKLRTSRLKSSAFITVLAVVLMTVNIIKAQNVASSKEGLDPKAKGIIIISSLTAQGEIPELRKQLGGGLDAGLSVNEIKEVLVHTYAYCGFPRSIRGLQTFMQVIEERKSRGINDNMGKEASVVQADSNKYERGKKILGELTGTPQPEQPSGYGAFAPAIDTFLKEHLFADIFERDVLTYGQRELVTISVISAIGQAEPMLKSHLNISLRTGWSPAQLKEFVTVIAPTIGKQKTTAVNTVLNEVLSSNK
- a CDS encoding (2Fe-2S)-binding protein; translation: MAKITLNINKKDYPLEADPQMPLLWAIRDLAGLKGTKYGCGVAQCGACVVHLDGEAVRSCVTKVSRAAGKKVVTIEGLSETNSHPVQKAWQEIDVPQCGYCHSGQIMSAAVLLREKPNPTDQDIDDAMAGNICRCGTYLRIREAIHTAAELQKKTGTKG
- a CDS encoding alpha/beta hydrolase, with product MRNKVMLSLVCVVCSIVSLQGQAQKTKSTKPLIIQEQGAFSAGGSVTKSEGTFDALKSWNVAQGGQTRHGDHADVFYQIPPKAKRLSMAFLHGYGQSRRSWQTTADGREGFANIFLRKGYGVYLVDQPGRGHAGQTSKPGQITAIPDDQTWFTQFRIGLYPDFNEGVQFPKDSVSLDNFFRMMTPNTGSVDEATIVNAMSAVMDKSGDGILFTHSAGGSPGWKTAIRNQRVKAVVAYEPGGFTFPEGQEPEGNRGGKGVPLDEFKKLTRIPIVVYFGDFIPKDETKAASLNFWRNVLATAREWAKVINSHGGDATIVHLPEIGIKGNTHFLMSDLNSEQVAGVLEKWLKEKGLDK
- a CDS encoding flavodoxin, giving the protein MKLTAPLAHLLLAFLFLISACSSTQTERIDAETNTNVAAGKILIVYLSRTKNTKAVAEMIQKNVGGKLVAIELEKPYPDNYQATVAQVASENQSGYMPPLRTKIGSIAQYDVVFVGFPTWGMQLPPPMKSFLKQYDLSGKTIIPFNTNGGYGIGSTFETVKQLCPDSKILEGYSTRGGLERDGQLLMIKDEKARQTQDEIKQWLEKLKMI